The Tenrec ecaudatus isolate mTenEca1 chromosome 6, mTenEca1.hap1, whole genome shotgun sequence genome has a window encoding:
- the FBXL14 gene encoding F-box/LRR-repeat protein 14: protein METHISCLFPELLAMIFGYLDVRDKGRAAQVCTAWRDAAYHKSVWRGVEAKLHLRRANPSLFPSLQARGIRRVQILSLRRSLSYVIQGMANIESLNLSGCYNLTDNGLGHAFVQEIGSLRALNLSLCKQITDSSLGRIAQYLKGLEVLELGGCSNITNTGLLLIAWGLQRLKSLNLRSCRHLSDVGIGHLAGMTRSAAEGCLGLEQLTLQDCQKLTDLSLKHISRGLTGLRLLNLSFCGGISDAGLLHLSHMGSLRSLNLRSCDNISDTGIMHLAMGSLRLSGLDVSFCDKVGDQSLAYIAQGLDGLKSLSLCSCHISDDGINRMVRQMHGLRTLNIGQCVRITDKGLELIAEHLSQLTGIDLYGCTRITKRGLERITQLPCLKVLNLGLWQMTDSEKVR, encoded by the coding sequence atggAGACCCACATCTCGTGCTTGTTTCCCGAGCTGCTGGCCATGATCTTCGGCTACCTGGACGTCCGGGACAAGGGGCGCGCGGCGCAGGTGTGCACGGCCTGGCGGGACGCCGCCTACCACAAGTCAGTGTGGCGGGGGGTGGAGGCCAAGCTGCACCTGCGCCGGGCCAACCCCTCGCTGTTCCCCAGTCTGCAGGCCCGGGGCATCCGCCGGGTGCAGATCCTGAGCCTCCGCCGCAGCCTCAGCTACGTGATCCAGGGCATGGCCAACATCGAGAGCCTCAACCTCAGTGGCTGTTACAACCTCACGGACAACGGGCTGGGCCACGCGTTTGTGCAGGAGATCGGCTCCCTGCGCGCCCTCAACCTGAGCCTCTGCAAGCAGATCACCGACAGCAGCCTGGGCCGCATCGCCCAGTACCTCAAGGGCCTGGAGGTGCTGGAGCTGGGCGGCTGCAGCAACATCACCAACACCGGCCTCCTGCTCATCGCCTGGGGCCTGCAGCGTCTCAAGAGCCTTAACCTCCGCAGCTGCCGCCACCTCTCGGACGTGGGCATCGGCCACCTCGCCGGCATGACCCGCAGCGCTGCCGAGGGCTGCCTGGGCCTGGAGCAGCTCACCCTGCAAGACTGCCAGAAGCTCACAGATCTCTCCCTGAAGCACATCTCCCGAGGGCTGACGGGCCTGAGGCTTCTCAACCTCAGCTTCTGCGGGGGCATCTCGGACGCCGGCCTTCTGCACCTGTCGCACATGGGCAGCCTCCGCAGCCTTAACCTGCGGTCCTGCGACAACATCAGCGACACGGGCATCATGCATCTGGCGATGGGCAGCCTGCGCCTCTCAGGACTGGACGTGTCCTTCTGTGACAAGGTGGGGGACCAGAGTCTggcctacatagcccaggggctGGACGGCCTCAAGTCCCTCTCCCTCTGCTCCTGCCACATCAGTGATGATGGCATCAACCGCATGGTGCGGCAGATGCACGGGCTGCGCACGCTCAACATCGGCCAGTGCGTGCGCATCACAGACAAGGGCCTGGAGCTGATCGCTGAGCACCTGAGCCAGCTCACGGGCATTGACCTGTACGGCTGTACTCGAATCACCAAGCGCGGCCTGGAGCGCATCACGCAGCTGCCCTGCCTCAAGGTACTCAACCTGGGACTCTGGCAGATGACGGACAGTGAGAAGGTCAGGTGA